The Branchiostoma floridae strain S238N-H82 unplaced genomic scaffold, Bfl_VNyyK Sc7u5tJ_1563, whole genome shotgun sequence genome contains a region encoding:
- the LOC118408259 gene encoding hydrogenase maturation factor HoxX-like: protein MMALAADQVVSHAGVVLNPHYRKMALFGSEYWTYSLPQRVGLNMAEELTTRLQPVLATEARDIGMLDDVLGSNARELNALIHLKCLRLRAESREILRRKQAMTSSLWSILEEHRHEELERMRLCFNDKEYHGRREKFVYH from the exons ATGATGGCGCTCGCTGCGGACCAG GTCGTGAGTCATGCAGGTGTGGTGCTGAACCCGCACTACCGCAAGATGGCGCTTTTCGGGTCCGAGTACTGGACCTACTCCCTGCCGCAAAGGGTAGGACTCAACATGGCGGAGGAACTGACCACACGGCTGCAACCAGTGTTGGCCACGGAGGCCCGGGACATAG GTATGCTAGATGATGTCCTCGGGTCCAACGCGAGAGAGCTGAACGCCCTGATCCACCTGAAGTGCCTACGCCTGCGCGCCGAGTCTCGTGAGATTCTGCGGAGAAAACAGGCCATGACGTCATCGCTCTGGTCCATCCTCGAGGAGCATCGCCACGAGGAGCTGGAGCGCATGCGCCTCTGCTTCAACGACAAGGAGTACCATGGCAGAAGGGAAAAGTTTGTTTACCATTAG
- the LOC118408257 gene encoding hydrogenase maturation factor HoxX-like: protein MAGKPLKITFLCNGFNGLSQRLYLELVSRGHHVTVHEDPRGEEMTRAVETDQPDLVLCPFLTRRVPPGLYNNPARPVLIVHPGIPGDRGPSSIDWALKEGATEWGVTVLQADDEMDAGDIWATCKFPLNRQATKSSLYGKEVTQAALLAVLHALVAFERDAPPTPLDYTNSEVTGELRRKLTVEDRQVDWALPAEDVARAVRACDSQPGALGVLRLQEQGQL from the exons atggcgggaaaaccTTTGAAAATCACCTTCCTGTGTAACGGCTTCAACGGGCTGTCCCAGCGGTTGTACCTGGAGCTGGTGTCACGTGGGCATCACGTGACGGTGCACGAGGACCCACGTGGCGAGGAGATGACGCGGGCTGTGGAGACAGACCAGCCGGACCTGGTGCTGTGCCCGTTCCTAACCCGCCGGGTCCCGCCCGGGCTCTACAACAACCCCGCCCGACCCGTGCTCATCGTGCATCCGGGCATCCCGGGGGACAGGGGACCCTCCTCTATCGACTGGGCGCTGAAG GAAGGCGCCACCGAATGGGGCGTGACGGTACTGCAAGCTGACGATGAAATGGACGCGGGGGACATTTGGGCCACCTGCAAATTTCCACTGAACCGCCAGGCGACCAAGTCCAGTCTGTACGGCAAGGAGGTGACCCAGGCGGCGCTTCTGGCCGTGCTGCACGCCCTAGTCGCCTTTGAGCGAGATGCGCCCCCCACCCCGCTAGACTACACAAACTCTGAG GTGACAGGAGAGCTGAGGCGGAAACTGACAGTGGAGGACCGGCAAGTCGACTGGGCACTGCCAGCAGAGGACGTTGCACGAGCTGTGCGCGCCTGCGACTCCCAGCCAGGTGCACTAGGCGTGCTCCGTCTGCAAGAGCAAGGTCAGTTGTAG